The region CCAGTATGTAGGACCAAGAGAAGCGCCAGTCTCCGAAGCGCTTCCCCAGGAAGTTCACCGTCACTCCAGTGTAGATGGCCATTGCAAGCAGAACAAAGAGAGCTGGCGGATAGTAAGATAGGACAAATTCAAATTCTGACTCCCAATTTACAGTAGACAGAACTGTAGGCAAAATAGCGGTCAAGTCAGTAAACATAGACATAACGATTTTTCCTGAATTAATTTACATGTGCGTATTGAGGCTGTGCGTATTTGTGTATTGTGTCTAGCTCTGTTAGCTTCGCAATGTCCAGTGGGACTCACTGGAGACGAAGAACATGATCCCTGCAGCGAAGGAGCGGTTGAACCTCTCGAAGGCGGAGAAATGGGCAAAGGAGAGAATGCCTGCGATGATGCCGGCGAAGCACGACATGGCCGACAGGATCATGAAGGCACGGGTGGCGTTCCAGTAGgctaaggacagagagagagagaggaataaaaCAAGAAAAAGAGAGGACAGATACAATTTCAAAGATTAGAGAAAGTCGCAAGCCCACACGCCTGTGAAAACTGTGTCTTGACCCATTCATTCAGTCTAATGCTCCAAATGCTATTATTCACCTACACTAGTGCCAGCCAATTAGGGCCAACGGGTGCAAGATTTGCCTCCATAGTTAACTGTAAAAACATATTGAGTCTAAAACACTTATTGATTCTATTGTGTCTGAGTCTAATGGCATATATTGCTATTTCAGTCATTCAGTCATCTCCTTCATTTACAGTCCTCCTTGGTAGTCCTGAACATAGGTAAGACAGGCATACAACATTCATATTAGGAAGTCCTTCAACTAAGGGAGTTTCGTCTAACAACTGAGGGACTTCCTAATAGGGATGCCGTACAGGCAGTCCCAGTGGTGCTATGGGTCCCCAGTGCGCCCCACTCACCGATGCTGTCCGTCTGCATGTAGCACTTGCCCGACATGCAGTACCTCCACAGGCCCTGGTGGGCGAAACTCCCCGACAAGCGATACTGCATCCAGTAGTCTGTCGCAGTCGAGACCACCAGCAGGATGTTCCCCACTATGGCGCAGAACAGGCCCCCTCCCATAAAGCTGTGCATCCTGAGTGACACTGCGACCGTGGTGAGGCTCTACACACTGCAGCGCACAAAGGTAATACAGGGAAACAACAGGCACAAGCAACACAGTCAACCATAGGGCACAGGCAACACAGTCAACCATGGGGCACAGGCAACACAGTCAACTATGGGGCACGGGCAACACAGTCAACCATGGGGCACAGGCAACACAGTCAACCATGGGGCACAGGCAACACAGTCAACCATGGGGCACAGGCAACACAGTCAACTATGGGGCACAGGCAACACAGGCAACCATGGGGCACAGGCAACACAGTCAACCATGGAGCACATGCAACACAGTCAACTATGGGGCACAGGCAACACAGTCAACCATGGGGCACAGGCAACACGGTCAACCATGGGGCACAGGCAACACAGGCAACCATGGGGCACAGGCAACACAGTCAACTATGGGGCACAGGCAACACGGTCAACTATGGGGCACAGGCAATAGAGTCAGCCATTGGACGGTTTACGGATGCCTTCAAGGTCCTACTACACAAAGTTGCAGGcagccagggttggggtcaattccattttaattcagTGAATTCAGGAAGTGAATTTCATGTCCAGAATTACAAATAGCTGCTTATCGTTATCATTAGTTTATTTTTCTTTCACTTCCTgtattgactgaattgaaatagaACTGACCCCAGGCTTGCAGACCACAATGGCACACACTGTGCCCACACactaaacacaacacacagacctAGCCTAGCACAAACCAGACGAAGCAACACAGTATCACTTCCTAATTTGCAGAGACACACGTGAACATGTGTCATATTCAATAGCACAGGATGGCAAAGTGTCCCTGTAGTTGCACAGAGACAGTATGGACCCTATTTTGAACTGAAATGTTCAATATCTGTTTCACTGTCAACACTGTGCAATCCACTTATGCTATCTACTACCCGCATGCAATGTAGAAATGTCAACTCAGTAACCTCAAACACATACAAAAATACTTCAACACTCCACAAGCGTGGTTATACTGAATATCGAAGTGTTACATTTCAAAGTGAGAGTGGAGGATGGGCAGTGGTGTAAGTATTTACCGGCTCCAAGAAAATGCTCATGTAGAACTAACCAACAACAAATGATGGATATAAAAGCTGGATGGTATTTCCTGAGACAGTGATTCATGACCATCCAGCCAACAGTCATAACACCTCTGGAACACCTCCATGTTTCCAGATGATAAAACGTCCATAGAGATTCCTTCATGGTCGAGGAAATGAAGAGCTAACTGTCTCACTCACATCACCCGAGGCACTAGAAAATAAACATTCAGTTCAGTGGTTCAATGCAAAGTATTTGTAACCCAGTCAGAACAATCACCAAGGTCCTATGTACTACAGAGACTAATGGATGCCTCATAACTTTTGCATCCATCTTGGCCATCCATTCCATTTAACATTTgtttagtcagttaagaacaaattcttatttacaatgactgcctacaccagccaaacccataCAATACtggttgtgattcagcctggatttgaaccagggtgtctgtagtgacacctccagcactgagatgcagtgccttagaccactgcaccactcaggagcccaaccACATTCAAATGACATTCAACATGCTTGCATTGAACGTTACTTAAGGTCAAGCGTTGAAGTCAATATCTGCAGAATGCTGAATGGATTACGactgcattttttttaaagcatacTTGTAAGAAAATGAAATGACAAATGACAGTTATTTACTTATTTCGTTTTAGAGACTTAAGCATTATCTTATTCTGATTAGTACTGAATGATTTCAATGTAATTAGCCCTTAACCCTTTAATTGCACTTCAGACCAAGTCTTCGTTAGTCTTAGAAAAATATGCTTACATTCAGTAGCTCTGCTATTTTTCTCCATGGACAGAAGTGTCCCTCTTTGCCCACCTGTGCCCCACATGGCTACAATACTTCACTCCACACAGATttactgtacgcttgtttattagTCCAATCAGTCCAAACGGCCCAATCtggcaacacaacataacagcaCCGGGGCTAAAGTACCAGGATGCATCTTACCTGAGTTCTTCAGGATAAATAAACCCTCTTAAGTGTCAACCTTTCCGCAGGGAAAGactgagcgagaaagagagagagtggaagccTGGAGTGAGCAAATGTCGAAGAGGACCCCCTAGGCTGAATCCCAAAAAGTTATCCGC is a window of Salmo trutta chromosome 37, fSalTru1.1, whole genome shotgun sequence DNA encoding:
- the LOC115177091 gene encoding lens fiber membrane intrinsic protein; this encodes MHSFMGGGLFCAIVGNILLVVSTATDYWMQYRLSGSFAHQGLWRYCMSGKCYMQTDSIAYWNATRAFMILSAMSCFAGIIAGILSFAHFSAFERFNRSFAAGIMFFVSTLFVLLAMAIYTGVTVNFLGKRFGDWRFSWSYILGWVALLMTFFAGIFYMCAYRMHECRRVVSPR